The Paenibacillus sp. RC334 nucleotide sequence GAACGGAGTAACCGCAGCTTGTCCGAAGTCCATCCCGTTCGGTACACGTGTCGATATCGAAGGCGTCGGAGTCCGCACGTGTTGGGATCGAGGTGGTCGGATTACTGACGGACATATCGACGTCTACGTAAAGGATATTCGGCGGGCGGTTGTTTTTGGGAAGCGACGGCTAAACGTTCGCGTTCTTCCATAACGAGTTGGATCGCGCGTAGATTTGTGGCGGTCCTCCAGTGAAGCCCCGTTGCAGCTACCAGGGTACCGGATACTCCTAAGAAGTATGCAGCGGCTATGGAAATCGCAAACCAATCTCGCCCGTCACCTAGGAGCTTATTCACGGTCAGTAAGACTAGCGGTATCACGTAGGCTATCAACGAACCTAACAACGACATTTGTTTTGCGTTATCTTCCTCAGCAAGGTAATACTTTTCGAGAACCTTTAAGTCTGAATCACTCGTCGTTTCATAGTTCTTACAAATCAATTTAATCCTATTAATTTTCTCTTCTTCTTTTTCATTCATTGCTATTCCCCCTTATTTAATATATCGGAAACCATAAAGGAGCGGATTATATGACGAAGTATTTGCGTTGTCACACGGCTGGTGTAGCTGGACAAACGGTAGGTGAGCGGTACGAGGTTATTCACGAAGATGACCGTTTATATACGATCCGCGGTTTCGGGGGCTACACGAAGCTTCCGGACTCCGGTGGGGACAGTTACCGTAATTGGTTCATTCTTGAGACGGACGATAACAGCGAGAATATCACCGTACTTCCCGACGAATCCCTCAACGGTACGGAACGCGAGTACCGCGAAGTCAATCGGAAAGCAGCCGAAGGTGAACGTATTAAAATCGTCAAGCTAGAGGGATCTTTCGGTGACTACGAGTTGGGAGATGTGATGTCGGTCCATGCTCGGGACACTGGCGGAGTCCGGACGGTTGAAACGGCTGGAGGATGGGGCGGAGACGGGCATATCCACGTATTTGACGAAGAATACACAGTCTTGGAACCGACGGATACCGTTCACCTTCCGATTAAGGGGCGTATCAGCGGTACGGAACGATTCCGCATGGTCGACCGTAAGGCCACGATAGGCGATCGCGTAATCGTGACGGATGCAACTGGAACGAGATGGGAAGGCAGTCGTCATGTTCCCGATTATCATAACGGAGACATTTTCGAAATTGCGCAGGTAAACGATGGCGTGGATTTGGCGACTAGCACTAGCGGAAAGCTGTTCTATCACCGAGAGTACCGCGTACTCGAACCGCTAACCGCCGCGCCACTCCTATCCGAACAGTCTGCGCAAGACCAAGCGGCCGCTACGATCAGCGCGTTAGCCTTACGATTGGAGACGTTAGAGGAAACGGTCCGGCGTATGGGCACCGACATACGCGTAGCACAGGAGGACATCGACATCATGGACGAGAGTATTGCGTACGATGTCCGCAAACTCGAAGCGGAGGTTGCTGCGCTGAAGGAAGCGGCGACGACGTATTCAAGGACGCGACCCGTGACACCTACGGAAGTTATCGCATCGCTCAAACGTCACAGAACTACGCAGCAGAACATAAAAGCTGCGAGACAGCAACGTCGGGACGATATCGTTGAGCGTGCGAAGGCTGACGTTAAGCGGTTGGTTACGGAAGTTGGCGGACTCGGTTGGGAAACTAGCGATATACCTGCGTTTGAAGATCACGGACCCTTGACGATTCGGTTCGTAGTCAGTCGTGACAAAAGGACCGTTGCAGCTCTTGCAGAGTGGGCGTGCTTTCCCGGTGAAGTATGCGAACGTGGAACCGCAAAGTGCGCACCAGGCGACGTATTTAACGCACACATCGGAAAGGCAATAGCGCTGTATCGTGCGCTTGGTCTCGAAGTGCCTGCGGAATATCTGACCGTTCCGAAGCCTACGGAGGTTCGGATGTACGATCGCGTTAAGTATGAGGGAGATATTTATACGATAACTCCGGGTGAATGGTGTGAGCATACGCATGGGACCCAAGAGGCATGCCTTGACTCCGAGGTTGCAAGACACGGAGTAATCGTAGATGATTCGGGATTAGTCATCGACGACACCCGCGAGGAGGTGGCGGCTTAATATGACCGACAAACTCTACGCAATCATTGACCGCGAAACTAGCGAAGTCATTTACGACAAGACGTATAAGCACGTTTCACACGCTAAACGAGCGCTGCGGTATCATTTCGGCCGCCGACTCGATCACTACGGAATCGGCGTTATTGAGAGAAGCGCAAAATTAGCGTGGTACGTCGACGAAAATGATAAATGGACGGAGGTGCCAGCAGATGAGTAAAAAGCTCGTAATAAGTGCGTCGGCCGAGTGGGTACTGGACGCAGAGGGCGAGGAAGTATTCGCGGCTTTGTCCGATGGCGAACTCACGGAGCGATTCTCGCAGATGTCTCAAGACGTCCGGGAATTACTCGTCGATAATATGGACGAGGGAGCCAGCGCGTCCGCAGTTGTCCGTATTGTGGAGGTGTCCGCCGAATGACTACGCTACCCAACATCGGACTTCTTGGCCGTCTCCGCAGCGGAAAAGACGAAGTAGCTCGTTATCTTACGGATAACTACGGTTACATGCAATTTGCGTTTGGCGACGAACTAAAACGTTACGCCCACGAGTTATTCGGTGAGCCTGCACCCGATGAGAAGCCGCGCGAACTTTACCAGTGGTTGGGGCAGACGATGCGTGAGCGCGATCCGGACATTTGGGTGCGGAAGTGTTTCGAAGCAATCGAATGGGACCGCGACAGCATCCCGGAATATCTGCGGCGGGCACATGGGTACGTAACGAACGGTGAGGTCGTACTTTCCGTACCTGCTCGTCCATTCCGCGCAGTCGTTTCCGATGTACGCCAGCCAAACGAGTACGACGCACTCAAGTCCGCCGGTTACGTACTCATCCGCGTCGAGGCTCCGGACGCCGTTCGTATCGACCGCGCAATCAAATCCGGCGACGTGTTTAACTACGCTGACCTCGTGCACGATACGGAAACGGCGCTCGACGGGTACGCAGCGGACTTCACCGTAGACAATAGCGGAACACTCGAAGCCCTCCACGCGCAAATTGACGAGATCCTCGCTTATTTGTCCGGGGAGTGGCAGGAATGACTACGTTCGACGAGCGTGTACGCAAAGCCGTAGAAGAAGCGGCTAACAACGGTTATTCACGTGGATATGACGCAGGGTATGGCGTGGGTTATGCGGCCGCCCTGCGAAGTGTTTACGGGAAGGAGGGCGGCGAGGATGACGTCGATGGATCGGTTTCGACCGCCAGGCCCGCGCGATGAACCACGCATTTCCGCTCACTGCGCTTGGTGTGGCGGCGAGATTTACGTAGGTGATTCGGTTACTAGCGTATATGACCCGGAGCCTATCCTCGTGCATGATTCGTGTGAGCACGCTTGGATCGAGTGTAGCGTAGTACACGAACGCGGCGTTGTCGGAGATGGCGGAGAAGTCACGTAAAGTATTCGCAAAAATCAACGTATGAATAATTCACAATAGACTGGCGGCGGCTTCGGCATACTTAGTGACCTAGCGTAAGTACGTTGATGCTGCGCTCAATACGAAAAAGGGAGGCAGATTTCCATCGGAAAAGCATCGCGAGCAAGATGGGACGGAAACGTCCGAAGTATGGCAATTGTCGCGAAGCCGCGCGAAGAAATAACGGAGGAGGACGTTCAGTTTCTCCGCGATAACTACACGTCAACGGGAGGGTTATTGCCGAACGCATACGCAGGCGGTGCGTTTTACACGCCGACACACGTTGCGCGGTTTATAGTCGAGGCTCTATGCGGATTATCCGGCGGGTCATTCTCTCCCGGCGTGCGTTTTCTTGAGCCTTCCGCGGGCTCCGGAGTATTCATCGAACATATGCCGGAGTATGCGGAAATAACAGCGCTGGAGCTGGACGAGACGAGCGCGAAAGTTGCATCGCTTATTTATCCGCACGCTAACGTAATCCAGGGTGACGCGTTCATGCACGCCCAGCGCGATTATTACGATTATGTGATTGGTAATCCCCCGTACGGAGTCAATCTCGATATAGCATTGGACGACTTACCGGATACCTTCGAGACGCTACGTGTCACGAAAGGCCGCGCGAAGGGAAAGTCGGAGGTCGCGTTTATCGAACTCGCAATCAAGGCGACCAAGCCCGGCGGCTACCTCGCGTTCGTGCTTCCGCTGGGCCTCAACTACGCGAATTATGCGGAAAAGGTGCGTCAACTACTCTATAAAACGTGCTGGCACGTAGCTACTATCGGGTTGCCCGGCGAGACGTTCGCATTGACCGGTACGACGATTCCGACGCAGGTATTAATCGTACGGAAAGCACCGCCAGGAACTCCGCTTATCCCTGCTGCGACAAACCGTTGGGGATCGAACTTCAGGCGCGGCGGGTACGAGGATATCACGCAGTTTAACGCAAAGTTTCTCGCAGGACAGACTCCCGCCTATTTCGCGCAAGTTACCGATATTGGTTACGACAAACAAGGCAAGAGTACGGATAAGTGGGGCGACGGCCTCACGCAACTTGATGAGCTACTCGAAGACTTTACCGACGAATACTTAATACGCTCTAACCTATACCCGCATATACCTTCGTGGCACAGCGTCAAAGACGTCTCCGCGTTTATGTTCCAGCACGCCAACAACGACGGGGACGGCTATCGTGATGCAAGCCGAACATATGCAGAAGGCCCGTACCGATGGAACGAGCTTACGCTTGGGGCTGGCGAGGAAATTGACGGAGTAAGTACGTTTGATTTCACGTGGCAGGATCGCACTGTTAGCGAATATTACAACGGACTGGCGCAACACACAAAGGAGGCGGCGTGACTTGGAAGATTACGGCGCATTAACTACGGTAAATACGCGACTCCTTAAAGCGTCGATTGTGGGTGCGGAGGAATGGCACAAAACGGCCACACTCGGGTGGAAAGAGGAACGCGCGCTCAACCTCATCCGGACAGTGCTACGTAAGGGGATCGAAGAGTACGGAGACGCATTGAGGGTAGTTGTATCATGCTCGTTCGGAGTCGATTCACTATTGACACTTCATCTCGTTCGACGTGTGTCGATGGAGCTTGGCATCTCGTTCGACACTGTCTGGAACAATACGCTGAATGAGTACCCTCAGACACGTCTATACGCGAAAAAGCTAACGGAAGAATGGTCGCTTAACCTCGTTGAAGCACGTCCGGACACTACGATTCGGAAGATATACGAGGAAAACGGAGTCGATACACTCCTGAAGCGCAAGGGCGATCGGAGCGGCGGCGTGGGCAATAAGGAGCCCGTAGTTGAAAAGTGCTGCGGATCGCTCAAACATAAGCCGATGCGTAAGGCCATCAAGGAAAACGGCTGGCACATTATGTTTAACGGAGTCCGCGCAGGTGAGTCTCGCCAGCGTTGGATGTCCGCCCGCCGTGATGGAGATTATTTCTACTCGTCCCACACGTGGAAAACGTGGGTGTGTCGCCCTATCCTTTGGTGGACCGCGCTTGCTGACTCGTTTAACTACGGAAACAACCGACAAGAGGACGTATGGAACTACGTCCGTAAGCACGACCTTCCTTACAACGCTATCTACGATATGAACGCCGTAATTGACGACGCCTACACAGGAAAAGACGTCGTTGTTGACCGAGTAACAGCGGAATATCTAGTCGCGAAAGGACTAAACGTATTTATGCCGCGTACTGGTTGCATGGCGTGTCCAATTCCGATACGGCGGGGGTACTTACGGTATCTTCGTGAAGTATTTCCGAAGGTATATCGCTCCATGCTGTTTCAACTCGGATTTGCCCGCGTCTTGATCGCAGAGATGGCGGAGGAACAGCGGGCGGAGTTACTCGAAGAACTCAACGGATTCGGAGTTATAACGGAGAAAACGGAGGAGGCAGTCCTCGACCGCTTGGAGGACGTTATCGAAATGAAACCGTGCGTATTTGACGGCGTGGGCGTTGATAAGCGAAAACAGCCGAAGAAATCGGCTTAAAACGGAGGTATATCGAATGGGGCACGTTAAAGTAGACATCGCAAAATCTGACCGCAGTTATGCGGTAAAATACGCTCTAAACGACGCAGCGGGGGTACGTTCCCTCCTCCGCGATCGTCACCGGATTAGTTCCGCACGCTTCCGCGGCGATACGGCGGCCAGCGATATCCTAATCGACTTGCATAGCGCTATTAATTCCGCAGGCTTGACGGATCGGCAAACGGAAGCTATTGCGTGGGTTTATGGCGTAGACCTTACGCAGAAAGAAGCGGCGGCTATTATGGAGATTACGCAGCCGACCGTTAAGCAGTCCGTGGATGAAGCAGTGGAGAAAATTGCGGCGGTATATCGGCGTTGGGATTATGGCGAGGTTGTCTGTGAGCATACCGAGGAAGGGGTTGCAGCGTAGTGATTAGCGATCAAGAAAGACTGTGGAGGGAACGGTCAATAGAAAAACAGCCAGTCTACTACGATTACCCAAAAGAAGGTTTCGACGGTGTTATCCTGTACGAAGAGGACGGAGTTACTCTCATTCAAATCAACGAGTATGCGGCTAAGAGGAAAAAGTATTACGTCTCGGGGGAGTCTGGACTTATTATAGCTACCTACGTCCGGGCGGACGCGGATGCCGAATATCAAAAAGCCATACAATCGCAAAGGAGCGGTGAGGCATGTCAATAGTCGATGTGTTTACGGAGGAATACAAGTCGCAATTCGAGGAGTACACCACCTTACTATTACACCTAGCCGGCGCGTCTGTGACGTCGTACGAAGATAGGGCAAGAAAAGCCGAAAACATAATCGATGCCTATATAAAATACACGGGAGTCCGCCCGGACCACATTCAGCTAGACCGAATTAGCGACCTGATTCTTTTCGACGACCTGCGGGATAGTAACCCTCACAAAACTAAACATAACGAGTATCCCATTTTGAGCGGTACGCAGTTAGACCGTAGGCGCTACGGCGGACGCGGGCAAGATTCTAATATGTCGGGAGAGACATCGTTAGAAGCGGCTCAGTGCGTCGGAGCCGACGGCAGGGACTACCGATACCCAAATAGACGTACTCGGACCATCGACGAGTTAATGTACGTTGACGAGAACGCGAAGATTCGTAATAAAGTACGTGCCGTACAATACCGCAAGGATACTGCGCCCGGTCCGGTCATTACGTACAACCTTAACGATACCTACGGAGAGCTAACGGAGGAGTTTACGCAAAGTACTACGATCCTTAATTTGTACGCAGCGTAGTCGTACTATAAAGAGCGCCGTTTTTACGCGGCGCTCTCGTTGTTTACCCTTGCTTCGTTTTGATAACGTAGAGATCACGATCGTGTTCGCCCATTTTGTGGACGAGGAAGTCAACGCTACCCTTTACGTCTGCTAATTCTTCCTTCGCGCCTTTTACTTCGCCTTCCAACGTGGATAGACGCATTTCGATACCGTCTAGTTTGGCGTTCGTTACGTCAGCTCTTTCGATTAAGGCTGTTAGTAATTGCTTTATCTCTTCCATTGTATAACTTCCTTTCAAAAGTAAAATTAACTTCATAAGTCAATTATACACTATACACAAGTGAATAGTCAATAATTTATTCTATTCGTTTTCTATATCAAACAACTCTTCAACTGACACATCTAACGCGCGGGCAATGGCGATAATGTTTGCGTATGCTCCTTGGCTGGCTCGGTCGAACCTAGATATAGCTGCCTGCGGGATTCCCGCTGCCGTTGCTAATTCAGTTTGCGTGAGTCCGCGTTCTTTCAATATAGTGCTTAGCTTGGGGGTCACCTTAATCAATTATGCCACTCCTCCGAACATTTTTATATACCTAATATAAAGGAAAAATAAACTTTTGTCAAAACTATTGACTAATGATTATACATTAGTGTATAATGTGTGTATAAGGATGACACATACGAAGAGTCATCGGAAAGGAGAACTTCAATATGAAAGATTGGGTTAATCTTGTTACGGCAATCCTACAACTGGCTACAGCACTTGCTATCTGGAAGACACATCGCCGTAATAAAAAGAAAAAAGGAACCAGTAAACGACGCGTGCGGCGCAGACGTTAAGGATTCCTTGGTAGAGGGCGGCTTACATAGCGCCTTCTATACCCAATCATAGCATACGAGGTTAACATATACAATTGGCGGCGGCCTTACGCGGGTGAGAGGTAGTTAACATGAAAAAGTGGCAGGTAATAGCTATAGCCGAGAACACACTATTTGCACTAAAAGGACAGATACCCGATTCAGAGTACGAGTCGTTCTGGCAGGGAATTGAACGGCGCAGCACAAGAATGAAGAAGGCGGAGCTTTACGAGATGTTCGCACCGATTCATAAGCGCTACTTCGAAATTAGAGAGAGATAAAACGGGGCTACGGCCCCTCTATAGGAGGTAATCGTATGGATACGTTAACGTGGATCGTGAGTATTGCGGCTTTAGTCGCTTCGATAATTGTCGCGGTTATTGTATTCCGAAATAAATAATACGCGGAGGTGCTTACGCAATGAATAAACGTAAATTCTGCGCAGGACGCTACGCAAATGGCCGCTTGTACGTGCGCATCGCTGGCGGGAAGTGGGCGGAGCTTTCAACGCTAATATAACGCACTAGGCCGGAGCTATTCCGGCTTTTTTCGTGCGCTCTCGGCCTTAAATACGTATTCTCCACGCCTAAAATACGTTCCCGCTATCTTTACGCTTTCAGGCGTATACTTTTCGATCACACCTCCGTAATCTGCAATTCGTCCGTCCTTTTCGTAAACTGTAACACGTGCTTGTGTGAGTGCTGCGGTGAGTAATTCTACGTCAGTAATTAGCGTTTTCATACGTGAGTAATTCGACGGATTTGCGTAAATTCCTCGTCTTTTTGTGTTGTATACCTATATTTTTGTTGATTTCATGACTATATATATTGAGGAAGTAGAATGTTGCGGGTACACTCCGCACACCCTTACGTTATTCCACGTAAAGGAGCTACGAATATGGCCGAATTCAAAACGCTAATTGACCCGGAAACGGGCGAAGTCTACGATAATGTACCGCTGCTCAACGAAGGTGACCGCATTACTACCGCAAAACAACGTGAATCTTACGCAAAAATACAGACAAACGGACGCGCTCCGGAGTTTACCGTTACAAATATGCATAATATCGACGAAGTAACCGAGAAGGTATCCGATAAGAATTGCGGATACCTTCTTTATTTGCAATGCTTCGTCAATTATGACGCAATCCTTGAGAATCCGGACAAGACCGCAATGAGCCGCGCGGACATCATGCGTACGCTGAAGCTCGGACGGACAGCGCTACATAACTTTCTTCGTGAGATGACCGATCACGACGTCATTTACGAGTGTGGCGACCGTTATCGGCTGAACCCGCGTTACCATTTCCAAGGTAAAACGGACAACCTCGCGGTAGTCAAAACGTTCGTCGCGAAGGTGAAGGAGCTGTATACGGAGGTTAATGCAAAGGATCTCGGCTTCGTGTACAAATTGCTCCGCTACATACACCTCGAAACGAATACGATATGCGCGAATCCTTACGAAAGAGACGTTGAGAATACGTTACCGCTTACGAAAGAGGATATCGCTACGGTTACGGGGGTTTCCGCTAAATCCGTTTATACGAAGCTGCGTAATCTTAAATTCGGGGATCAGTGCGTATTTGCCGAAGTGTCCTACGGAAAATATCGTTACTACAAGATCAATCCATTCGTGTTCTACCGGAAGAACGGGAAGCCAGACGCGACGTTGCGGGAGATGTTTTCCATCCGAAATAACTTCGCGAAACGGGCTGCGTAATTCCTCATCGGTAAAAACGCGAACAAAAACGGTCTTTCATCGGTAAAAACGCGAACACTAAAAAAGCGGCTTCCGCCTTAGAGCGGCGCGGGTTTCAGCGTTTTAGGGGGTCAAATTTATTCTTAGTCTTTGATACCGGACTTCGTCCGACACTGCGGAACTTCGTTCCTTGTGTATCACGCAGAAAAGTATATTGATAAATAATCTCTATACGCGTTCGGAGCCGATAGGCGACGGCAAGGAGCGAAGCGACGCGCAGTATCTTTTATAAACGGTAAGCGAACGTACAGTGAGCGGAAGGAGGGCGTACATGGTTACGTTATTAATCGTTTGGTTATGCGTTCATACTGCGTTAGTTTTAGCGGGGTTACTTATGCTTACGTACGTAGAAATACGGAGTGATTCGAAGACTGACGCAATAGAGCTCGCAAAGGCAGCCGCGTTTATAATCGCACTTCCTGCGTTATTCTGGTTTATATACGTATTACTGCGCTTCAATCGCGGGGGATTAGGCGGATGGATTTAAGCGTTAGATTTACGTGAAATTAACCGTCTTACTCTACGCCTTGCCTGAGCGTAGGAGAGGCGGTTCTTTGCGTTATTTACACGTTAAAAACACGGAGGGAGGGCGTAAGTATGGCGAAGAAAATAACGGCTGAGCAGTACGTAGCTATCGAGTGGTTATCTATTCCGAATAAGGGTGGTAAGACATTCGAAGAGATCGCAGCTATCTGCGGAGTTACTGCGCGTACGTTGGAGAACTGGCGTAAGACACCGACATTTGATGCGGAGCTAAAGCGTGCGATCATCCGTAACAATAGCGCTAAGCTACCGGAAGTAGTCGAATCTATGGCGGAATGGGCTATCCGTGAGGGTAACGCAGCAGCCGCTAAACTCGTGCTTCAAATTAACGGGATGTTGACGGATAAGGTCGAGGTTGAAACGAAGGATGCGAATGCTACGGATGTAGAAGCGCTGAGGGCACGGATTGAGGCGTTTAAGGTGCGTAAGGGGAACGATTCCGAAGATACGGAATAGGCGCGTATATATAAGAAGCGATTTATGCGCGGTGCCTTCGGATACTTTCGGATCGGGTGCGTTTTGCCTACACGAAGCTCCCGACGCACGCCCTCCCCGAAACTTTCCGAATTCACCCGTACGCTTCACCGTAACACCGCGTTACACTACGAATATATCACCGTATCTCGGACGTTCGTTCGTTGAATAAGCGGTGCATAAACGCGATAGGGGATACGGGAAATACACGTATAATCTTCCAGTATGTAACGGGGCTAATCCGCATAGCAACGCGGGTTATCCGTATTA carries:
- a CDS encoding phosphoadenosine phosphosulfate reductase family protein, which gives rise to MLRKGIEEYGDALRVVVSCSFGVDSLLTLHLVRRVSMELGISFDTVWNNTLNEYPQTRLYAKKLTEEWSLNLVEARPDTTIRKIYEENGVDTLLKRKGDRSGGVGNKEPVVEKCCGSLKHKPMRKAIKENGWHIMFNGVRAGESRQRWMSARRDGDYFYSSHTWKTWVCRPILWWTALADSFNYGNNRQEDVWNYVRKHDLPYNAIYDMNAVIDDAYTGKDVVVDRVTAEYLVAKGLNVFMPRTGCMACPIPIRRGYLRYLREVFPKVYRSMLFQLGFARVLIAEMAEEQRAELLEELNGFGVITEKTEEAVLDRLEDVIEMKPCVFDGVGVDKRKQPKKSA
- a CDS encoding helix-turn-helix transcriptional regulator, coding for MTPKLSTILKERGLTQTELATAAGIPQAAISRFDRASQGAYANIIAIARALDVSVEELFDIENE
- a CDS encoding N-6 DNA methylase; translation: MAIVAKPREEITEEDVQFLRDNYTSTGGLLPNAYAGGAFYTPTHVARFIVEALCGLSGGSFSPGVRFLEPSAGSGVFIEHMPEYAEITALELDETSAKVASLIYPHANVIQGDAFMHAQRDYYDYVIGNPPYGVNLDIALDDLPDTFETLRVTKGRAKGKSEVAFIELAIKATKPGGYLAFVLPLGLNYANYAEKVRQLLYKTCWHVATIGLPGETFALTGTTIPTQVLIVRKAPPGTPLIPAATNRWGSNFRRGGYEDITQFNAKFLAGQTPAYFAQVTDIGYDKQGKSTDKWGDGLTQLDELLEDFTDEYLIRSNLYPHIPSWHSVKDVSAFMFQHANNDGDGYRDASRTYAEGPYRWNELTLGAGEEIDGVSTFDFTWQDRTVSEYYNGLAQHTKEAA
- a CDS encoding adenylate kinase, which produces MTTLPNIGLLGRLRSGKDEVARYLTDNYGYMQFAFGDELKRYAHELFGEPAPDEKPRELYQWLGQTMRERDPDIWVRKCFEAIEWDRDSIPEYLRRAHGYVTNGEVVLSVPARPFRAVVSDVRQPNEYDALKSAGYVLIRVEAPDAVRIDRAIKSGDVFNYADLVHDTETALDGYAADFTVDNSGTLEALHAQIDEILAYLSGEWQE
- a CDS encoding sigma factor-like helix-turn-helix DNA-binding protein; its protein translation is MGHVKVDIAKSDRSYAVKYALNDAAGVRSLLRDRHRISSARFRGDTAASDILIDLHSAINSAGLTDRQTEAIAWVYGVDLTQKEAAAIMEITQPTVKQSVDEAVEKIAAVYRRWDYGEVVCEHTEEGVAA
- a CDS encoding phBC6A51 family helix-turn-helix protein — protein: MAKKITAEQYVAIEWLSIPNKGGKTFEEIAAICGVTARTLENWRKTPTFDAELKRAIIRNNSAKLPEVVESMAEWAIREGNAAAAKLVLQINGMLTDKVEVETKDANATDVEALRARIEAFKVRKGNDSEDTE